TGGCAGGTGATCGCCGACGCCAAGGCCCTGGTGGTGGTGGCGGGCCCGCTGGTCGCCGTGTCGCTGCTCGGCTACGCCCGCCACCTGCACGCCTTCCGGACGCTGGGCGGGGTGTCGGTGGCGGCGCTGCTGCTGCTGGTCGCCTTCGCGGGGGCGGTCGTGCTCTACCAGACGCAGGTCATCGCGCCCGCCGCGCACGCCGCCGGCACCGCCCGGCAGCAGGCCCGGGCGGGCCGCCAGCCCGCGCCGTACTTCGGCATCGCCCCGCGCCGGGTCTGCCTGCGTCCGGTGGGCGAGGCCGGGTGGGACGGGGCCGCGCCGGTGGCGGAGCACCCGTACCTGGTGTTCCCGGCCGCCGGGGACTGGGCCGCGCTGTGGGACGTCCGGACGGGCGAGACCGTGAACGTGAAGCGCGAGCAGTACCGGATCAGCGACTCGACCGCGCCGGGCTGTTGACCGTCCGGCCCCGTGCTGCCACCGTCCGGCCCCGTCCGACCGTCCGGCCCCGTCCGACCGTCCGGCCCCGTGGGGCCGGGCGGTCCTGGTGGGACCGGGCGGGCAGGTGCGACACTGCTGGTGTCACAGTGGGGCCGGAACGAGGGGCCGGGACGAGGGGTCGGGTGTGGTGGACGGGCCGCGGTGGACGGTGGAGGAGCTGGCGGGGCGGGCCGGGGTGACGGTGCGGACGCTGCGGTTCTACGGCGCGAAGGGGCTGCTGCCGCCGCCGGAGCTGGGGGCGCGGCGGGTGGGGTGGTACGGGGCCGAGCACCTGGGGCGGCTGGAGCTGATCGAGGAGTTGCAGCGGCAGGGGCTGACGCTGGCCGCGATCGAACGGTACCTGGCGCAGCTCCCGCAGGACATCGGCGAGTTGGACCTGGCGATCCACCGGGCGCTGGTCGCGTCCTGGACGCCGGAGTCGGCCGAGGAGGCGGGCCGGGAGCAGGTGGAGCGGCGGGCCGGGCGGCCGCTGTCGGACGCGGACCTGGACTCGCTGGCCGCGATGGGCGCCCTGCACCGCACGGCGGACCCGGAGGTGTTCAAGGTCGATCCGGGCCTGCTGCCGCTGGGCGTACGGGTGTTGGACGTGCCGATCCCGCTGGAGACGCTGCTCGCGGCCCGGGCGGTGGTCCGGCTGCACAGCCGGGCGACGGCGCGCGACCTGCACCGCCTGTTCCGGGACACGGTGTGGCGCCCCTACCGGGAGAGCGACCCGGAGCCGGCCGAGCTGGAGCGGATGCGCGCGCTGACCGACCGGATCCAGCCGATGGTGGTGCAGGCCCTGGTGACGGCGTTCCAGCGGTCGCTGGCCGAGGAGTTGGCCCGCCCCCACCCGGAGGAGGGGGCGGGCCGGACGGAGGATCAGTAGCGGCCGCCGCTCTCGGCGAGGGCGACCAGCGAGGCGGGCGGGGTGAAGCGTTCGCCGTAGGCGGCGGCGAGTTCGCGGGCCCGGGCGGTGAACCCGGCCGGGCCGCCGGGGTAGCCGTTGACGTACTGGAGGACGCCGCCGGTCCAGGCGGGGAAGCCGATGCCCAGGATGGAGCCGATGTTGGCGTCGGCGGCCGAGGTGAGGACGTTCTCGTCGAGGCAGCGGACGGAGTCGAGCGCCTCGCTGAACAGCATCCGCTCCTTCATGTCCTCGAACGGGATCTCCGCGCCCGGGCGGGCGAAGTGCTCGCGCAGGCCGGGCCAGAGGCGGGTGCGGTGGCCGTTCTCGTACTCGTAGAAGCCGGCGCCGCCGCTGCGGCCGGGGCGGTCGAACTCGTCGAGCATCCGGTCCAGGACGTCCTCGCCGGGGTGGGCGGTCCAGGTGCCGCCGGCCTCCTCGACGGCGCGGCGGGTCTCGTTGCGGATCTTGCGCGGCAGGGTGAGGGTGAGCTCGTCCAGCAGCGCGAGGACCTTGGCGGGGTAGCCGGCCTGGGCGGCGGCCTGTTCGACGGAGGACGGGTCGAGGCCCTCGCCGATCATGGCGACGCCCTCGTTGAGGAACTGGCCGATCACCCGGGAGGTGAAGAAGCCGCGGGAGTCGTTGACCACGATCGGGGTCTTGCGGATCTGCCGGACCAGGTCGAAGGCCCGGGCGAGCGCCTCGTCGCCGGTGCCCGGGCCGCGAATGATCTCCACCAGCGGCATCTTGTCGACGGGCGAGAAGAAGTGCAGCCCGATGAAGTCGGCGGGCCGGTCGACGCCTTCGGCGAGCAGGCCGATCGGGAGGGTGGAGGTGTTGGAGCACAGCAGCGCGTCGGGGGCGACCACGTGCTGGATCTCCTGGAACACCTTGTGCTTGAGCTCGGGGTTCTCGAAGACCGCCTCGATGACGGTGTCGCAGCCGGCCAGGTCGGCGGGGTCGGCGGTGGGGGTGATCCGGGCCAGGAACGCGGCGCGCTCGTCCTCGGTCATCCGGCCGCGCGCCACCTGCTTGTCCAACAGGCCCGCGCTGTAGGCCTTTCCGCGGTCGGCGGCCTCCCGGGTGACGTCCTTGAGCAGGACCTCCAGGCCCGCCTTGGCGCAGGAGTACGCGATGCCCGCGCCCATCATGCCCGCGCCCAGCACGGCGACCTTCGCGGCCTTCCGTTCGGGCACCGAACTCGGGCGGGAAACACCGGAGTTGACGGCCTGCATGTCGAAGAAGAAGGCCCGGATCATGTTCTTGGAGGTGGGCCCGCAGGCGAGTTCGGTGAAGTACCTGGCCTCGATCTCGAACGCGGTGTCCACGTCGACCTGGGAGCTCTCCACGGCCGCCGCCAGGATGTTGCGCGGCGCCGGGTAGGGCGCCCCGGCCAGCTGCTTGCGCAGGTTGGCCGGGAAGGCGGGCAGGTTGGCGGCGAGCGCGGGGGTGCTGGGCGTGCCGCCGGGAATCCGGTACCCCTTGTGGTCCCAGGGCTGCAGGCTGACCGGGTTGGCGGCGATGAAGGCGCGCGCCTTGGCGGCCATCTCCTCGGCGCTGTCGGCGAGTTCGTGCACCAGGCCGTTCTCCAGGGCCTGCGCCGGGCGGTACTGCCGCCCCTGGAGGAGCACCTTGAGCAGGGCGTCGGTGATGCCGAGCATCCGCACGGTGCGCACCACGCCGCCACCGCCGGGCAGCAGGCCGAGGGTGACCTCGGGCAGGCCGATCTTGCTGCCCGGGGCGTCCAGGGCGATCCGGTGGTGGCAGGCGAGCGCGATCTCCAGGCCGCCGCCGAGGGCCGCGCCGTTGATCGCGGCGACCACCGGCTTGCCGAGCGTCTCCAGCCGGCGCAGTGCCCGCTTGATCCGCATCGAGTCGGTGAACACCCGCGCCGAGTCGTCCGGTCCGGCGGCGGAGAGCATCTTGAGGTCGCCGCCGGCGAAGAAGGTCTTCTTCGCGGAGGTGACGATGACGCCGGTCAACTCCTCGGTGGAGGCCAGCCGTTCGACCGTCGATTCGAGGGCGTCGGTGAACGCGGCGTTCATGGTGTTGGCGGACTGGGCGGGGTCGTCGAGGACGAGGGTGACCACGCCGTCCTGGTCCTGCTCCCAGCGGATGGGGCTGCTCACGTCGGTCATGTCTGTGAAGTCCTTGGGTGTGTACGTGAGTTGACGGGTAGTCAGGCGGTGACGCGCTCGATGACGGTGGCGATGCCCATGCCGCCGCCGACGCACAGGGTGGCCAGGCCGTAG
The window above is part of the Kitasatospora sp. NA04385 genome. Proteins encoded here:
- a CDS encoding MerR family transcriptional regulator; the protein is MDGPRWTVEELAGRAGVTVRTLRFYGAKGLLPPPELGARRVGWYGAEHLGRLELIEELQRQGLTLAAIERYLAQLPQDIGELDLAIHRALVASWTPESAEEAGREQVERRAGRPLSDADLDSLAAMGALHRTADPEVFKVDPGLLPLGVRVLDVPIPLETLLAARAVVRLHSRATARDLHRLFRDTVWRPYRESDPEPAELERMRALTDRIQPMVVQALVTAFQRSLAEELARPHPEEGAGRTEDQ
- a CDS encoding 3-hydroxyacyl-CoA dehydrogenase NAD-binding domain-containing protein, which encodes MTDVSSPIRWEQDQDGVVTLVLDDPAQSANTMNAAFTDALESTVERLASTEELTGVIVTSAKKTFFAGGDLKMLSAAGPDDSARVFTDSMRIKRALRRLETLGKPVVAAINGAALGGGLEIALACHHRIALDAPGSKIGLPEVTLGLLPGGGGVVRTVRMLGITDALLKVLLQGRQYRPAQALENGLVHELADSAEEMAAKARAFIAANPVSLQPWDHKGYRIPGGTPSTPALAANLPAFPANLRKQLAGAPYPAPRNILAAAVESSQVDVDTAFEIEARYFTELACGPTSKNMIRAFFFDMQAVNSGVSRPSSVPERKAAKVAVLGAGMMGAGIAYSCAKAGLEVLLKDVTREAADRGKAYSAGLLDKQVARGRMTEDERAAFLARITPTADPADLAGCDTVIEAVFENPELKHKVFQEIQHVVAPDALLCSNTSTLPIGLLAEGVDRPADFIGLHFFSPVDKMPLVEIIRGPGTGDEALARAFDLVRQIRKTPIVVNDSRGFFTSRVIGQFLNEGVAMIGEGLDPSSVEQAAAQAGYPAKVLALLDELTLTLPRKIRNETRRAVEEAGGTWTAHPGEDVLDRMLDEFDRPGRSGGAGFYEYENGHRTRLWPGLREHFARPGAEIPFEDMKERMLFSEALDSVRCLDENVLTSAADANIGSILGIGFPAWTGGVLQYVNGYPGGPAGFTARARELAAAYGERFTPPASLVALAESGGRY